The Arachis ipaensis cultivar K30076 chromosome B10, Araip1.1, whole genome shotgun sequence DNA window AGGGAGCTAGTCCTTAAATAGATTAACACAAAGTTCTCATGGAGCTTGCAAATTTGTTTAGACAATATTGGCTTAAATCACTTTTTTACACAGCACCAAACTTTAGAGGTTCAGTATAATTGAGTTTTGTCCGTAGTAAACATGTAGCGAATCTCCAATCATTAAATAAGACATACGGATATTGTTAGCGGTGGTTTGAAGATATTGGTTAAGAGACTAAAAGAATAGAATTTTAGTTTGGGGGACAAAAATGGAGCTGAAGTTATTGCGGATAAACTTTGTGACATGtataattttacaaattaaattCACTCATGAAAATGTTCATCATATCTGTATCTTTCAATCAAACATTCCCTTAATTGAAAAGGCCAGCAAATCTTATAGCAGTGTAAATGTGCTTTGATTTGGAAAGTCATCATCTAGCTTCGGTCCATACTTGTGATTCTTCATTCAAGAAAACTAGTGTAAATGTGTTTTGATTTCCAAGTGTATGAACAAGTGAAATTTCAGTACTTTAAATTTCTAAAATCTAAGATTTAGACGTGCATAAGCCTCATTGACCAAGTTGTTGCTTCCATGTTTCAAATTCTTAAATGTTAATAATGTGTTTACCTACCTTGTTTGATTGCTTTGTCAGCAAGACACAGGAAATTGAAGTCTGATTGGTGAAGAAACTCAGTTACAACTCTGCAATTACAAAGTACAGAAACAGCCCCAGAAAAATATAGGGAAATAAGAAGCTTATAACACAACAGAGGGAGCTGAAACTGAAAGAGCAAAATCAAAAGAGTTTTTTTCTAATGGGCACTAAAAATGGCTTCCTCCAAAAGTTGCTTAGAGTTATTCATCAAAGCAGGGCTCAACCTGAACATGAGCGTGCAGAACTCCATCTCATCAAGAGCACCATCTCCATCAAGATCACCTTCTCTCAGCATGCTCATTATCTCATCATCACTCATCCCTTCCAACCCAAGCAATGCAGAGTTCCTCTTGAGGCTCTCAAATGTGATCACTTTCTTCTCTCTGTCCATCAACAACTGGAACCCATTTGTCAGCTCCTTCATGAACCCTTCAGTCCCCAGTTTCTCCACCATTGCCGGGAAGTAGTCCTCGAAAACCACCGTGTTCCTCTTCGATCCCATTGACCACCACAATAACTATATATATCAAGTAATGAGAAGTGAGAACAATGCAGTAGAAGGATTATTAAGAGCGTTTATATAGTTAGACACGGAGAATAAACGAACTATGAAGGAAGAGTAAGTGATGAGAACTGAGAAGTTGACAATTCAAGTACAGATAAGAGTGGATTTCTCTTGAAAGCGACATTCACTCAGACACCAAAACCTTTTCCCTTCAACAAATATTTTCTTATTATGCATTCAAAActttaaatatatattagaataaattaccatttgtacccataaaaaatgcAAAACACTGACAAATGTACCCATATAAAAATAAAACGACCATTGTAATCACGGAAGATGGCAAGAGTACTCAGACGTTGGTTACCTAATTGGTCCGTTAAAAGTAATCTCCTGTGTTACAATTGTCATTTTATTCTTATATAGGTACATTTGTCAAAGTGTTTGTATCTTTCATGAatacaaatgataatttattcatatttattaatcattttaagaaataaaaatgaaaaaaggtGTTACTCTTTCGTGGAAGGTGCCTGGGAAGCTCTATAGTGTGCCCAAGGGATGGTACAAAACACTCATCATCACTCATCACTCATGACACANaatatactaaataatttttttccatCTTAATACTGCACTTCTTACAAGTCTAAGTATTATGTTACTTTCCTCACACTATGACTATTGTTCCTTAATTACCAAATCCAGACGCCAAAAGCAAACAAAAATAAGCAGCGTAAGATACGAAAACGAAGATGCCATGATGTAGCTACATA harbors:
- the LOC107622252 gene encoding calcium-binding protein PBP1, coding for MGSKRNTVVFEDYFPAMVEKLGTEGFMKELTNGFQLLMDREKKVITFESLKRNSALLGLEGMSDDEIMSMLREGDLDGDGALDEMEFCTLMFRLSPALMNNSKQLLEEAIFSAH